The DNA segment CATCTCCGGCATCCGCGTGCTGTCGGGGATCGCCCGGTTCTACGTCTCGGTCATTCGCGGCACCCCGCTGCTTGTGCAGCTGTTCGTGATCTTCTATTGGCTGCCGTCGCTCGGGCTGCTGATCGACCCGTGGCCGAGCGCTGTCATCGCCTTCTCCCTCAACGTGGGCGGCTACGCGGCCGAGGTGATCCGGGCCGCGATCCTGTCGGTGCCGAAGGGGCAGTGGGAGGCCGGGCACACGATCGGAATGTCCCGCACGACCACGCTGCGGAGAATCATCCTGCCGCAGGCCGCGCGGGTGTCGGTGCCGCCGCTGTCGAACACCTTCATCAGCCTGGTCAAGGACACCTCGCTCGCGTCGCTCATCCTCGTGACCGAGCTCTTCCGTGAGGCGCAGAAGATTGCCGCGTTCAGCCAGGAGTTCGTCATGATCTATATGGAGGCGGCACTGGTCTACTGGGTGTTCAGTCTGGTGTTGTCGACCGCGCAGTCCCGAATCGAGAAGAGGCTCGACCGCTATGTCGCCCACTGAATCGCCGTCGCGCGCATCCACACCGGGTTCGACCCCGCTGCTCGAGGTGCGCGGGCTCGCCAAGTCGTTCGGCGACCACGAGGTGCTGCGCTCGATCGACTTCACTCTTGATACCGGCAAGGTGCTCGTGCTGATCGGTCCGTCGGGATCCGGCAAGACGACGGTGCTGCGCTCGCTCAACGGCCTCGAGCAGCCCGACGCCGGAACCGTCTCGGTTGCCGGCGGCGAAGTCGCGATCGACTTCGCCGGGCCGGTGTCGGCGGCGACACGGCTCGCCCTCCGCGACCGCTCCGCGATGGTGTTCCAGCACTACAACCTCTTCCCGCACCTGACGGTGCTGCAGAACGTCACCGAGGGTCCGATCGTGGTGCAGAAGCGGGCGCGGGCGGATGCCGAGGCGGAGGCCATGGCGCTGCTCGAGCGAGTGGGCCTCGCCGACAAGCGCGATGCGTTTCCGTTCGAGTTGTCCGGCGGCCAGCAGCAGCGGGTCGGCATCGTGCGCGCCGTCGCGCTGCGCCCGCAGCTCCTGCTGTTCGACGAGCCCACCTCGTCGCTCGACCCCGAGCTCGTCGGCGAGGTGCTCACCGTCATGAAGGAGCTCGCCGAGGAGGGCTGGACGATGGTGGTCGTGACGCACGAGCTCGTGTTCGCCCGTGAGGTCGCAGACGAGGTGCTCTTCCTCGACGGCGGAGTGATCGTCGAGCGCGGTGCTCCCGAGCGGCTGTTCACGGCACCGACCCAGGAGCGCACAAAGCAGTTCCTCAATCGGTTGCTCTTCCCATTCTGAGTCGCGCGAGGCGGCCCCGCCGTTCGCGGCGGCTCGGGGCCGTGCCCTAGATTTGACCCATGACGGATCCGGGAACCTTCGACAGCGCCGAGAAGCTCCAGAGCCTGCGCCGCAGCATCGACAACATCGACGCGGCCCTCGTGCACTTACTCGCGGAGCGGTTCAAGTTCACCCAGGACGTCGGCTGGCTCAAGGCGACCTCCGGGCTGCCAGCATCCGACCCCGCCCGCGAAGCGGTGCAGATCGCGAGGCTGCGGGCGCTCGCCGAGGAGTCGCGGCTCGACCCTGCCTTCGCGGAGAAGTTTCTGAACTTCATCGTCGCGGAGGTCATCCACCACCACGAGGAGATCGCCGGAACCGGCTCGATCGACACCCACCGCACCTAGCACGTCTCTTTTATTATTCAGGAGTAGTTGGGTGCTGCGGCAACCGACCCGTGAGGTTAGCCGCAAATGCGGCAGATTCTGACTCAGAATGCCGCAAATGCGGAATGACCGCCCCACCGCTCCTGAATAATGAAAGTCAACCGGGGGGATTGGCTACAGCAGCGCCCCGAAGTGCTCCGCCATCGTCGCGGTGTGCACCGCGCGCAGCTCCTCGATCGACACGGTGAAGTGATCCTGCACCTCGAGCTCGCCCGACTTGTCGGTCACGCCGATGCGCAGCACCGGGTAGCCGCGGCCCTCGCACAGCCCCTGGAACTTCACGTCGTCCTCACGCGGCACCGACACGATCACCCGTCCGGTCGACTCACTGAACAGCGCAGTGGCGGCATCCACGCCGTCGCGTGACTCGATCTCGGTGAGCCACACGCGGGCACCCACGCCGAAGCGCATCACGGCCTCGGCGAGGGCCTGGCCGAGACCGCCGTCAGCGAGGTCGTGCGCGGCCGCGATGAGGCTTCCCGTGCCGCCGGCCTGGATCAGCGCGGCGAGGTTCATCTCCGCGGCGAGGTCGACCGCGGGCGGGCGTCCGCCGAGGTGGTCGTGGATGACGCCGGCCCAGGCCGAGCCGTCAAGCTCGAGCGAGGTGGTGCCGAGCAGATAGATGTTGTCGCCCTCGTCCTGCCAGCCCGACGGGATGCGCCGGCCCACGTCGTCGATCACGCCGAGTACCGCGACGACGGGCGTCGGGTGGATCGGCACGTCGCCGGTCTGGTTGTAGAACGAGACGTTGCCGCCGGTGACGGGAATCTCGAGCTCCATGCATCCGTCCGCCAGGCCCTCGACGGCCTTGGAGAACTGCCACATGACCTCGGGGTTCTCCGGGCTGCCGAAGTTGAGGCAGTCGGAAACGGCAACCGGGGTGGCGCCCGTGACGGCCACATTGCGGAACGCCTCGGCGAGGGCCAGCCGGGCGCCCTGGTATGGGTCGAGCTGGCAGTAGCGTCCGTTGGCGTCGGTCGCGACGGCGAAGCCCAGTCCGGACTCCTCGTCGACGCGCACCATTCCGCCGTCGTCCGGGAACGACAGGGCCGTGTTGCCCATGACGTAGCGGTCGTATTGGTTGGTGATCCAGCTCTTGTCGGCGAGGTTCGCGCTGCCGAGCAGGGTGAGGAACTGCGAGCGCAGCTCGTCGGGAGTCGTCGGGCGGGGGAGAGCGGATGCCGTGTCGGCCTGCAGCGCGTCGATCCAGGCCGGGTAGGCGACCGGGCGGTCATAGACGGGGCCGTCGACGGCGACCGTTCGAGGCAGAACGTTGACGATCTCCTCGCCGCGCCAGTTGATGATCAGGCGGCCGGTGTCGGTGACCTCGCCGAGCACGCTGGTCTCGACGTCCCACTTCGCAGTCACCGCGAGGAAGCCCTCGAGCTTCTCCGGGGTGACGATCGCCATCATGCGCTCCTGGCTCTCCGACATGAGGATCTCCTCGGCGGTGAGCGACGGGTCGCGCAGCAGCACGTTGTCGAGCTCGACGAACATGCCGCCGTCGCCGTTGGAGGCGAGCTCCGAGGTCGCGCAGGAGATGCCGGCGGCGCCGAGGTCCTGGATCCCCTCGACGAGCTTGCCCGCGAACAGCTCGAGGCAGCACTCGATGAGCACCTTCTCGGCGAACGGGTCGCCGACCTGCACCGCGGGGCGCTTGGTCGGGCCGCCGGCGGAGAACGAGTCGGAGGCGAGAATGGATGCCCCGCCGATGCCGTCGGCGCCCGTGCGGGCACCGAACAGCACGACCTTGTTGCCGACGCCGCGCGCGTTGGCGAGGTGCAGGTCCTCGTGCCGAAGCACGCCGACGGCGAGGGCGTTGACGAGCGGGTTGGCCTGGTAGACCGAGTCGAAGTAGGTCTCGCCGCCGATGTTCGGCAGGCCGAGGCAGTTGCCGTAGAAGCTGATGCCCGAGACGACACCGTGCACGACGCGCGCCGTGTCGGGGGAGTCGATCGCGCCGAAGCGCAGCGCATCCATCACCGCGACCGGGCGGGCGCCCATCGAGATGATGTCGCGCACGATGCCGCCGACGCCGGTGGCGGCGCCCTGGAACGGCTCGATGTACGACGGGTGATTGTGCGACTCGATCTTGAACGTCACAGCCCAGCCCTCGCCGACGTCGACGACTCCCGCGTTCTCGCCCATGCCGACCATCAGGTTTGTGCGCATCTTCTCGGTCGTCTTCGAGCCGAACTGGCGCAGGTAGTTCTTCGAGCTCTTGTACGAGCAGTGCTCGCTCCACATGACCGAGTACATCGCGAGCTCACCGCTCGTCGGGCGCCGGCCGAGAATCTCGCGGATCGCCGCGTACTCGTCAGGCTTGAGGCCCAGCGCGCCATAGGGCTGCTCCTTGTCGGGAGTGGCCTCGGCGTTCGCGACGGAGTCGGGGGCGGGACGTGTGGGGGTGTTTGCGGCTGCGCTCACGTGGACAGGACTCCTAGATCGGTGGGTGCCGTACCTGCCGATCCTACCGGGGGCACGCCGCGCGCTAATTTTGATTTACTCAAAACAAGTGCTTGACTGCCAGAGATGACTTTGGCCCACATTTCCCCCGCTCCTCGGGAGCTGCTGCGGGATGCCGGGCTCAAGGTCACCGCGCCCCGGCTGGCCGTACTGCTGGCGGTCGAACAGGCACCGCACTCCGACGCCGATGCGCTCTTCGCGGCCGTGCGCCGCGGGCTGCCGGGCACCTCGCTGCAGGCCGTGTACGGCGTGCTCGGCGCCCTCACGACCGCGGGCCTCGTGCGGCGCATTGAACCGGCGACGTCGCCCGCGCTGTACGAGCGTCGGATCGGCGACAACCACCACCACGTCGTCTGCACCTCGTGCAAGGCGGTCGAAGACGTCGACTGCGTGCACGGCGCGGCCCCGTGCCTCACGCCGTCGTCGAGCCACGGCTTCGTCGTCGAGGCCGCCGAGGTCACCTTCTGGGGCCTGTGCCCGAGGTGCCAGGCGCTTCCGGGGGCTGCGCGCGCAGCATCCGCCCCGACCGTGCGGTAGCACCGCCCACTCGCTCTTCCACTCTGCCCCACCACCACAGTTAGGACATCCATGTCAGAGGACACCACCGCCCGCGCCACCACCACCCAGACCGGCACCCCGGTCGCGAGCGACGACCACTCGCTCACGGTCGGCACGAACGGCGTCGCGGCGCTGCACGACCGTTACCTCGTCGAGAAGCTCGCGCAGTTCAACCGCGAGCGCATCCCGGAGCGAGTCGTGCACGCCAAGGGCGGCGGAGCGTTCGGCCACTTCGTCGTGACCGAGGACGTCTCCCGCTTCACGCGCGCGGCCTTTCTGCAGCCCGGCACCTCGACCGAGATGCTGCAGCGGTTCTCGAGCGTCGCCGGTGAGCAGGGCAGCCCCGACACCTGGCGTGACGTGCGCGGCTTCTCGCTGAAGTTCTACACGACCGAGGGCAACTACGACATCGTCGGAAACAACACCCCGGTCTTCTTCATCCGCGACGGCATGAAGTTCCCCGACTTCATCCGCTCGCAGAAGCGCCTGCCCGGCACGGGCCTGCGCGACGCCGACATGCAGTGGGACTTCTGGTCGCTCTCGCCCGAGTCCTCGCACCAGGTGACCTACCTCATGGGCGACCGCGGCCTGCCGCGTTCGTGGCGCGAGATGCCCGGCTTCGGATCGCACACCTTCCAGTGGATCAACGCCGAGGGCGAGCGCTTCTGGGTCAAGTACCACTTCAAGTCCAATCAGGGCAATGTCGAGATGGGTGGGGCCGAGGCCGAGCTCATCGCTGGCGCCGACGCAGACTTCTACCGCCGCGACCTGTCCGACGCCATCGAGGCAGGCAACTTCCCCTCGTGGGACATGCACGTGCAGGTCATGCCGTACGAGGAGGCGAAGCACTACCGCTTCAACCCGTTCGACCTCACCAAGGTCTGGTCGCACTCG comes from the Marisediminicola antarctica genome and includes:
- a CDS encoding Fur family transcriptional regulator, which gives rise to MTLAHISPAPRELLRDAGLKVTAPRLAVLLAVEQAPHSDADALFAAVRRGLPGTSLQAVYGVLGALTTAGLVRRIEPATSPALYERRIGDNHHHVVCTSCKAVEDVDCVHGAAPCLTPSSSHGFVVEAAEVTFWGLCPRCQALPGAARAASAPTVR
- a CDS encoding chorismate mutase, with product MTDPGTFDSAEKLQSLRRSIDNIDAALVHLLAERFKFTQDVGWLKATSGLPASDPAREAVQIARLRALAEESRLDPAFAEKFLNFIVAEVIHHHEEIAGTGSIDTHRT
- a CDS encoding catalase, with product MSEDTTARATTTQTGTPVASDDHSLTVGTNGVAALHDRYLVEKLAQFNRERIPERVVHAKGGGAFGHFVVTEDVSRFTRAAFLQPGTSTEMLQRFSSVAGEQGSPDTWRDVRGFSLKFYTTEGNYDIVGNNTPVFFIRDGMKFPDFIRSQKRLPGTGLRDADMQWDFWSLSPESSHQVTYLMGDRGLPRSWREMPGFGSHTFQWINAEGERFWVKYHFKSNQGNVEMGGAEAELIAGADADFYRRDLSDAIEAGNFPSWDMHVQVMPYEEAKHYRFNPFDLTKVWSHSDYPLIKVGTYTLDRNPENFFAQIEQAAFSPANTVPGIDISPDKMLMARVFSYPDAQRYRVGANYAEVPVNAPISPVNSYAQDGATRHGFKPASEPVYAPNSRGGAVADAAAAGVGSFENDGELMRSAAALHAEDDDFGQAGTLYRDVFDAEAKARFLDTISGAVGGVVDAGIRERAIQYWTNVDAELGLSLRANLTAPVAVDAR
- a CDS encoding amino acid ABC transporter ATP-binding protein, with amino-acid sequence MSPTESPSRASTPGSTPLLEVRGLAKSFGDHEVLRSIDFTLDTGKVLVLIGPSGSGKTTVLRSLNGLEQPDAGTVSVAGGEVAIDFAGPVSAATRLALRDRSAMVFQHYNLFPHLTVLQNVTEGPIVVQKRARADAEAEAMALLERVGLADKRDAFPFELSGGQQQRVGIVRAVALRPQLLLFDEPTSSLDPELVGEVLTVMKELAEEGWTMVVVTHELVFAREVADEVLFLDGGVIVERGAPERLFTAPTQERTKQFLNRLLFPF
- the purL gene encoding phosphoribosylformylglycinamidine synthase subunit PurL, whose protein sequence is MSAAANTPTRPAPDSVANAEATPDKEQPYGALGLKPDEYAAIREILGRRPTSGELAMYSVMWSEHCSYKSSKNYLRQFGSKTTEKMRTNLMVGMGENAGVVDVGEGWAVTFKIESHNHPSYIEPFQGAATGVGGIVRDIISMGARPVAVMDALRFGAIDSPDTARVVHGVVSGISFYGNCLGLPNIGGETYFDSVYQANPLVNALAVGVLRHEDLHLANARGVGNKVVLFGARTGADGIGGASILASDSFSAGGPTKRPAVQVGDPFAEKVLIECCLELFAGKLVEGIQDLGAAGISCATSELASNGDGGMFVELDNVLLRDPSLTAEEILMSESQERMMAIVTPEKLEGFLAVTAKWDVETSVLGEVTDTGRLIINWRGEEIVNVLPRTVAVDGPVYDRPVAYPAWIDALQADTASALPRPTTPDELRSQFLTLLGSANLADKSWITNQYDRYVMGNTALSFPDDGGMVRVDEESGLGFAVATDANGRYCQLDPYQGARLALAEAFRNVAVTGATPVAVSDCLNFGSPENPEVMWQFSKAVEGLADGCMELEIPVTGGNVSFYNQTGDVPIHPTPVVAVLGVIDDVGRRIPSGWQDEGDNIYLLGTTSLELDGSAWAGVIHDHLGGRPPAVDLAAEMNLAALIQAGGTGSLIAAAHDLADGGLGQALAEAVMRFGVGARVWLTEIESRDGVDAATALFSESTGRVIVSVPREDDVKFQGLCEGRGYPVLRIGVTDKSGELEVQDHFTVSIEELRAVHTATMAEHFGALL
- a CDS encoding amino acid ABC transporter permease — encoded protein: MDWELFWVSLWPIVRGGLVGTIPLSIASFAIGLVIALLVALARISGIRVLSGIARFYVSVIRGTPLLVQLFVIFYWLPSLGLLIDPWPSAVIAFSLNVGGYAAEVIRAAILSVPKGQWEAGHTIGMSRTTTLRRIILPQAARVSVPPLSNTFISLVKDTSLASLILVTELFREAQKIAAFSQEFVMIYMEAALVYWVFSLVLSTAQSRIEKRLDRYVAH